A genomic stretch from Frigoribacterium sp. PvP032 includes:
- a CDS encoding ABC transporter permease: MAPERPAPAAPRRRRAGGGGGGLGRYLVVRALLIIPTVFILVTLVFFLMRVVGNPITASVGDRLTEAQLAERLAAAGYDRPIIVQYVEYLGQIVRLDFGTTATDNRQISDIIVTYGAATLELVIYALIVALVIGIPLGMLAAYLRDRWPDAVLRILAIFAYATPVFFAGLLLKLTFSVWLGWLPLSGRADTRIAIALGRIENPTGIYILDALRLGNSTITLNVLSHAVLPALTLGLLTAGIFLRLVRTNVIGTLGSEYVDAARSRGVSELRLVRKHALKPALIPIITVMGLQIAMLLGGSVLTETTFGWRGLGFQLQQYLSARDFVAVQGIVAVLAVIVAVTNFLVDVIAALIDPRVRY; encoded by the coding sequence ATCGCCCCCGAGCGGCCCGCCCCGGCGGCCCCCCGACGACGCCGTGCAGGCGGCGGAGGCGGTGGTCTCGGACGCTACCTGGTGGTCAGGGCCCTCCTCATCATCCCCACCGTCTTCATCCTGGTCACGCTGGTGTTCTTCCTGATGCGCGTGGTCGGCAACCCGATCACGGCCTCGGTGGGCGACCGTCTGACGGAGGCGCAGCTCGCCGAGCGCCTCGCCGCGGCCGGCTACGACCGGCCGATCATCGTCCAGTACGTCGAGTACCTCGGCCAGATCGTGCGCCTGGACTTCGGCACCACCGCCACGGACAACCGCCAGATCAGCGACATCATCGTCACGTACGGCGCCGCGACCCTCGAGCTCGTGATCTACGCGCTGATCGTGGCGCTCGTGATCGGCATCCCGCTCGGCATGCTGGCGGCCTACCTCCGCGACCGCTGGCCCGACGCCGTGCTGCGCATCCTCGCGATCTTCGCCTACGCCACTCCCGTCTTCTTCGCGGGCCTGCTGCTCAAGCTCACCTTCTCGGTCTGGCTCGGCTGGCTCCCGCTGAGCGGGCGTGCCGACACGAGGATCGCCATCGCCCTCGGCCGGATCGAGAACCCGACGGGCATCTACATCCTCGACGCGCTCCGGCTCGGCAACTCGACGATCACCCTGAACGTGCTCAGCCACGCGGTGCTGCCGGCCCTCACGCTCGGCCTCCTCACGGCGGGCATCTTCCTCCGCCTGGTGCGGACGAACGTGATCGGCACGCTCGGCTCCGAGTACGTCGACGCGGCGAGGTCGCGCGGCGTCTCCGAGCTTCGCCTGGTGCGCAAGCACGCGCTGAAGCCGGCACTCATCCCGATCATCACCGTGATGGGCCTGCAGATCGCCATGCTGCTCGGCGGCTCGGTCCTCACCGAGACGACCTTCGGCTGGCGCGGCCTCGGCTTCCAGCTGCAGCAGTACCTGTCGGCGCGAGACTTCGTGGCCGTGCAGGGCATCGTCGCGGTGCTCGCCGTCATCGTCGCCGTCACGAACTTCCTGGTCGACGTCATCGCGGCCCTCATCGACCCGAGAGTGAGGTACTGA